A genomic window from Sulfurospirillum multivorans DSM 12446 includes:
- a CDS encoding bifunctional GNAT family N-acetyltransferase/carbon-nitrogen hydrolase family protein has product MANNDELKQTNKLVLRNLELKDYDQVKEIMDRVYPTLGGWTMEEFSAQLSTFAEGQICIEDDGKVIAAAQSLIVDYDTFGDRHTYNQITGNGLISTHDPKGNTLYGLDIFVDPDYRGLRLGRRLYDARKELCYRLNLKRIIAGGRIPGYAAHADEMTPSKYIELVKDKELSDHVLGFQLANDFHVRRVLKGYLKGDAASREYATLLEWSNVDYEEPHTNPTVNRGIVRVGIVQWQMRNVKSVEEFLDQVEFFVDAMAGYNADFVLFPEFFNAPLMALRSDENPETAIRTVAAHTDTLVEKIGQFAVRYNINIIAGSMPEYDGNTLYNASYLCRRDGTKDSQKKLHITPDEEAYWGMHGGDKLCVFETDVGRVGILVCYDVEYPELPRLLADQGIDILFVPYWTDTKNSYLRVRRCAQARAIENECYVAISGSVGTLPKVENMDIQYSQSAVFSPSDFAFPHDATIAEATPNTEMTLVADLDLSLLKELRERGSVRNLRSRRNDLYSLKWKGDKEDFVVVKG; this is encoded by the coding sequence ATGGCAAACAATGATGAATTAAAACAGACCAATAAGCTCGTTCTTCGCAATTTAGAACTCAAAGATTATGATCAAGTAAAAGAGATTATGGACAGAGTTTATCCCACGCTTGGGGGTTGGACGATGGAAGAGTTTAGTGCGCAACTTTCCACATTTGCAGAAGGGCAGATTTGCATCGAAGATGATGGTAAAGTGATCGCGGCGGCACAAAGTTTGATCGTGGATTATGACACGTTTGGTGATCGCCATACGTATAACCAAATCACGGGTAATGGACTTATCTCAACGCACGATCCTAAAGGCAATACGCTGTACGGCTTGGATATTTTTGTCGATCCCGATTACCGTGGACTTAGACTTGGAAGACGGCTTTACGATGCGCGTAAAGAGCTCTGCTATCGCCTTAATCTCAAGCGCATCATCGCAGGCGGGCGCATTCCAGGGTATGCTGCACATGCCGATGAGATGACCCCTTCAAAATACATTGAACTCGTCAAAGATAAAGAGCTCAGCGATCACGTTTTGGGTTTTCAACTTGCCAATGACTTTCACGTTCGTCGTGTTTTAAAAGGCTATCTCAAAGGGGACGCGGCTTCGCGTGAGTATGCTACGCTTTTGGAGTGGAGTAACGTCGATTATGAAGAGCCCCACACCAATCCAACGGTCAACCGTGGCATCGTGCGCGTGGGCATTGTTCAGTGGCAGATGCGTAATGTTAAAAGTGTGGAAGAATTTTTAGACCAAGTCGAATTTTTCGTGGACGCGATGGCAGGCTATAATGCTGATTTTGTGCTGTTTCCTGAATTTTTCAACGCGCCACTGATGGCTTTGCGTTCGGATGAAAACCCTGAAACGGCGATTCGCACCGTTGCGGCACATACGGATACGTTGGTGGAAAAAATAGGGCAATTTGCCGTGCGTTACAACATCAACATCATCGCAGGCAGTATGCCCGAATACGATGGTAATACGCTCTACAACGCCAGTTACTTGTGCCGACGTGATGGTACGAAAGATTCACAGAAAAAACTACACATCACACCCGATGAAGAGGCGTATTGGGGCATGCACGGAGGCGATAAACTCTGTGTGTTTGAAACCGATGTGGGACGTGTGGGCATTTTGGTCTGTTACGATGTTGAGTACCCAGAACTTCCGCGCCTCTTAGCCGATCAAGGCATCGATATTCTCTTTGTTCCATACTGGACAGACACGAAAAACAGTTACTTACGCGTGCGTCGTTGCGCGCAAGCCAGAGCGATTGAAAACGAGTGTTATGTGGCGATTTCTGGAAGCGTTGGAACCCTTCCAAAAGTTGAAAATATGGACATTCAGTACTCCCAATCGGCGGTCTTTAGCCCGTCCGATTTTGCGTTTCCACACGATGCGACGATTGCCGAAGCCACACCAAACACGGAGATGACGCTAGTCGCCGATCTTGATTTGAGTCTTTTAAAAGAGCTAAGAGAGCGAGGCAGTGTCCGCAATCTTCGTTCACGCCGTAATGATCTCTACAGTTTGAAATGGAAAGGCGATAAAGAAGATTTTGTTGTGGTTAAAGGCTAA
- a CDS encoding ribonuclease HI, with protein MIRLFCDGSVNAHTHVGFGAYVMVPQNATFDSLHVKLKAFHDTSSTKLELQTLLWAVEECRSLSDEIVIYTDSQNIITLPSRKERFERRGYATNHKEIHEHAVLYQAFYRVMEEVNCSLVKVKGHKLECNKDAMDRYFTLVDRASREALRKSASREGFLPRKPKIKMAFLSLTWKRA; from the coding sequence GTGATACGACTTTTTTGCGACGGCAGTGTCAATGCTCACACCCACGTGGGCTTTGGCGCGTATGTTATGGTGCCCCAAAATGCTACGTTTGATTCTTTACATGTAAAGCTCAAAGCCTTTCATGATACCTCATCCACCAAGCTCGAATTGCAAACACTTTTATGGGCAGTGGAAGAGTGCAGAAGCCTTAGCGATGAGATTGTGATTTATACCGATTCGCAAAATATCATCACCCTTCCAAGCCGAAAAGAGCGGTTTGAGCGCAGGGGTTACGCGACAAATCACAAGGAGATTCATGAGCACGCTGTGTTGTACCAAGCGTTTTATAGGGTGATGGAGGAAGTGAACTGTTCGTTGGTGAAGGTGAAAGGGCATAAACTTGAGTGCAATAAAGATGCGATGGATCGCTATTTTACCTTGGTAGATCGTGCCTCGCGCGAAGCGCTTCGAAAAAGCGCTTCGCGCGAGGGTTTCCTACCAAGAAAACCCAAGATAAAGATGGCTTTTTTAAGCCTTACTTGGAAGCGTGCTTAG
- a CDS encoding sll1863 family stress response protein has translation MSDKELYQQKIQAEFDASKAQIDKFKAEASGASADAQIEMHKQIKQLEEKMDEGKSKLAELVDASEEKFEEMKKGVESIWQSTKSTLHHASKHFGK, from the coding sequence ATGAGTGATAAAGAATTGTATCAACAAAAAATCCAAGCAGAATTTGACGCCTCAAAAGCTCAAATTGATAAATTTAAAGCAGAAGCCTCCGGTGCAAGTGCGGATGCTCAAATAGAGATGCATAAACAGATCAAACAACTCGAAGAAAAAATGGATGAGGGTAAAAGCAAACTTGCAGAACTTGTAGACGCAAGCGAAGAAAAATTTGAAGAGATGAAAAAAGGGGTTGAATCCATTTGGCAATCCACCAAATCTACCCTGCACCACGCTTCAAAACACTTCGGCAAATAA
- a CDS encoding lmo0937 family membrane protein: MLYTIALLLIIMWALGLVSSYTMGGFIHLLLVIALIVVLVRIIQGRRVL, encoded by the coding sequence ATGCTTTATACTATTGCTCTTTTACTGATTATCATGTGGGCACTCGGTCTGGTTTCGAGTTATACCATGGGAGGGTTTATACACCTTCTCTTGGTCATTGCTCTGATCGTAGTGCTCGTTCGAATTATTCAAGGAAGACGTGTTCTCTAA
- a CDS encoding BON domain-containing protein — protein MRPSVYKHPATMKYSFIAAAIVAVILSMSISAYASDMDDQIESSFKKSFVYKTYLKDEHIKIASKEGVVTLSGEVFDDAHKPMAGNTAEAITGVKSVDNKIVIREDRLPENSDTWIRMKVQTALVFHSNVSASKTEVTVKNGVVTLKGEASSSAKKELTTQYAKEVEGVKSVINNMKLAKPESMGEKMDDASITAQVKMTLLLHSSTSAIRTSVTTKDGVAMVSGKAQNAAEVDLVTKLVEDVDGVIGVVNTMSIDASLKN, from the coding sequence TTGAGACCCTCAGTGTATAAACATCCAGCGACAATGAAATACTCATTTATAGCAGCAGCGATTGTTGCTGTTATCCTTTCGATGAGTATCTCAGCGTACGCATCTGATATGGATGACCAAATTGAGTCATCGTTTAAAAAGAGTTTTGTTTACAAGACCTATTTAAAAGATGAGCACATCAAAATTGCTTCAAAAGAGGGTGTGGTTACACTCTCTGGCGAAGTGTTTGATGACGCACATAAACCAATGGCAGGTAATACTGCTGAAGCCATTACTGGTGTTAAAAGTGTTGACAATAAGATCGTTATACGAGAAGATCGTCTTCCTGAAAACTCAGATACATGGATAAGAATGAAAGTACAAACAGCGCTTGTGTTTCACAGCAATGTCAGTGCAAGTAAAACTGAAGTTACCGTTAAAAATGGCGTTGTTACCCTAAAAGGTGAGGCTAGCAGTTCTGCTAAAAAAGAACTGACAACTCAATATGCCAAAGAAGTGGAAGGTGTTAAAAGTGTCATAAACAATATGAAACTTGCAAAACCTGAATCCATGGGTGAAAAAATGGATGACGCTTCCATCACAGCTCAAGTCAAAATGACCTTGTTGCTTCATAGCTCAACGAGTGCGATCCGTACCAGTGTCACCACCAAAGATGGTGTTGCCATGGTAAGTGGAAAAGCACAAAATGCTGCTGAAGTAGACTTGGTTACCAAACTTGTCGAAGATGTTGACGGTGTTATCGGTGTTGTCAATACCATGAGTATTGACGCATCATTGAAAAATTAA
- a CDS encoding PA2778 family cysteine peptidase, translating to MKRLLLCATLLLFTGCVSKNYDYLSADKSIVESKKLSLTIYPQEAYFCGPASLATLLTHQNVEFVYGDVVGTTFTPELLGSLQMEMKATARRYGLIPYTLNPGLAPVLSEVSNNTPILVLFNLGLTPLPAWHYAVVTGFDKADKKVFLSAPKGDQTWMSFDDFEMFSQRGGSWAIVALKPPLLPIASNEPAMIRAITDMYDVGYKEQAKLAAINYVATYPGSSLGSVMLANMYMDMQDYLNATAEYKRSLALKPHDPVLLNNLAQSLMRENKLREAKQYALEAVDIGGVFSVEYQKTLEEIKRRLQE from the coding sequence ATGAAACGCTTACTTCTCTGCGCAACCCTTTTGCTTTTTACGGGGTGTGTCTCTAAGAATTATGACTATTTATCTGCGGATAAATCGATTGTCGAGTCTAAAAAGCTTTCATTAACCATCTACCCGCAAGAGGCTTACTTTTGTGGTCCTGCGTCTTTAGCAACCCTGCTAACGCATCAAAATGTTGAGTTTGTCTATGGCGATGTTGTCGGAACGACCTTTACGCCAGAGCTTTTAGGCTCCTTACAAATGGAGATGAAAGCGACTGCTAGACGCTACGGACTCATTCCTTATACACTCAATCCTGGGCTCGCACCCGTTTTAAGTGAAGTTTCTAACAATACACCCATACTGGTTCTGTTCAATCTTGGACTTACGCCGCTTCCTGCATGGCACTACGCGGTGGTCACAGGTTTTGATAAAGCAGACAAAAAAGTATTTCTCTCCGCACCTAAGGGAGATCAAACATGGATGAGTTTTGATGACTTTGAAATGTTCTCACAACGCGGTGGAAGCTGGGCGATTGTGGCACTGAAACCGCCACTGTTACCTATTGCCTCCAATGAGCCAGCCATGATACGTGCCATTACCGATATGTACGATGTTGGCTACAAAGAGCAAGCCAAACTTGCCGCCATTAACTACGTGGCAACCTACCCTGGTTCCTCTTTGGGCTCGGTGATGTTAGCCAATATGTATATGGACATGCAAGATTATCTCAATGCAACGGCAGAGTACAAACGCTCTCTTGCTCTAAAGCCTCATGACCCTGTGCTCTTAAATAACCTTGCGCAATCACTTATGCGAGAAAACAAATTGCGTGAAGCAAAACAGTATGCGCTTGAAGCCGTTGATATCGGTGGTGTCTTTTCGGTGGAATACCAAAAAACCCTCGAAGAGATCAAACGAAGACTGCAAGAATAA
- a CDS encoding PA2779 family protein yields the protein MNIAKFVIAFIVSLSLFSSTMFAGVISTKDVLHESHSSVTIDNFLAKQEVQSKLLEFGVSAENVQARIATLTDEEIAQINEQIESMPAGGSAGGAILGVLVFIFIVLLITDILGFTKVFNFTKSVQ from the coding sequence ATGAACATTGCAAAATTCGTCATAGCCTTTATCGTATCTCTGAGCCTTTTTAGTAGTACGATGTTCGCGGGTGTCATCAGTACAAAAGATGTATTGCATGAGTCTCATTCAAGTGTTACCATCGATAATTTTCTTGCGAAACAAGAGGTACAATCTAAACTCTTAGAGTTTGGTGTCAGTGCTGAAAATGTCCAAGCAAGAATCGCGACACTCACCGATGAAGAAATCGCGCAAATCAACGAACAAATAGAATCAATGCCTGCGGGTGGTAGTGCAGGTGGAGCCATCTTGGGTGTTTTGGTTTTCATCTTTATCGTTCTTTTAATTACCGATATTTTAGGCTTTACCAAAGTGTTTAACTTTACGAAAAGTGTGCAATGA
- a CDS encoding response regulator transcription factor yields MLDLGVMSCCNRYTVLCVDDEEEFLEYLTSILKQYFLKVYSVASVKEAYAIIEDNPIDIIITDLYMPKTNGIEFIKKIRSERSSISAIFLTACFEKDFLHAAVPLGLDAYLIKPVSLEELFETLQRTVELIEKRSVKTYTIKGGTSFDLCDEVLYETASRKIINVTQKELALLCLLIKNQHTILSKSVIESYLWEFESIANSAVKTLINRVRNKIGSDAIVTHSTTGYSIVLEELTP; encoded by the coding sequence ATGTTAGATCTAGGTGTCATGTCCTGCTGCAACCGATACACGGTTTTATGTGTCGATGATGAAGAAGAGTTTTTGGAGTATCTGACTTCCATTCTAAAACAATACTTTTTAAAGGTTTATTCCGTCGCTTCCGTGAAAGAAGCGTATGCCATCATTGAAGACAATCCCATTGATATTATTATCACCGATTTGTACATGCCAAAGACCAATGGCATTGAGTTTATTAAAAAAATTCGAAGTGAACGCTCTTCGATCTCGGCTATCTTCTTAACCGCGTGTTTTGAAAAAGATTTTTTACATGCGGCGGTTCCTTTGGGTTTGGATGCGTATCTCATCAAACCTGTCTCGTTGGAAGAGCTTTTTGAAACCTTGCAACGCACGGTTGAGCTTATCGAAAAGCGCTCAGTTAAAACCTATACGATCAAAGGCGGTACTTCGTTTGATCTGTGCGATGAGGTGCTGTATGAAACGGCGAGTCGCAAAATCATCAATGTGACCCAAAAAGAGCTTGCACTGCTCTGTTTGCTGATTAAAAACCAGCATACGATTTTAAGTAAAAGCGTCATTGAGAGCTATTTGTGGGAGTTTGAATCCATTGCAAATAGCGCTGTTAAGACGTTGATCAACAGAGTCCGAAATAAAATTGGTAGTGATGCTATCGTCACACACAGCACGACGGGATATTCTATTGTGCTCGAGGAATTAACTCCATGA
- a CDS encoding FIST N-terminal domain-containing protein, with the protein MKIYTYRFISHEDFALFIELKELSSAPNIFVMCYSGIDDQAINKEILTSIKTLLPQASIMGSTTDGEIFETEVMIHSFVLSLTTFESTNLHIELFPCDQDSFKSGQMIAHEGIKLGAKVAIIVADGIVTNGDHLMDGVNSIAPDLVVAGGLAGDNGRYEESFVFCDTEVHSHSIVVGYLISDTLEVYHTKSFNWAPMGPKFTVTRADKNCIYTVDNISVLELYRKYLGSALAQKLPLGGIEFPFVYYKEGHLIGRAPIRLNSDGSVVFAGNIAEGEIVQFGFGDIDAILADAREIISNLAEFAPEKVMIFSCMTRKNFLGEDARNDFEGLASIAPSTGFFTYGEFFHDSDHKCNFLLNETMTIFGLKEGKTTPKENIKQIQIIPSKVPQRHHRYSETFDALLHIGKQTALELGALNSTLNTKVEEAVKRYQASEELIIIQARSAIIGEMLSMIAHQWRQPLSIIGMVVNKVRLSALNAVSRDEELLTDISVVDRNVSYLSNTIEDFKNFFKPEVKKEWHTASTICEQLRSLADPILKMYKIELDIILGDEKKFFIYGSELVQVLLSIVSNSKDAIFEQQKEDGKITILCEYRPLKSIYRFTVSDNGGSISDDIIKVMFEPYISSKGITGTGLGLYMAKTIIEKHFKGTICGKNIEGGARITIDFPIGTQESMALTTL; encoded by the coding sequence ATGAAAATATACACCTATCGTTTTATATCGCACGAAGATTTTGCCCTATTTATTGAACTCAAAGAGCTAAGTTCCGCTCCCAATATTTTTGTCATGTGTTACTCAGGTATTGATGATCAAGCGATCAATAAAGAGATTCTTACCAGCATCAAAACGCTCCTGCCCCAAGCCTCCATTATGGGTTCTACCACCGATGGAGAGATCTTTGAAACCGAGGTAATGATACACTCGTTTGTGCTCTCCCTTACAACGTTTGAGAGCACAAACTTGCACATCGAGCTTTTCCCGTGCGACCAAGACTCCTTCAAATCAGGACAAATGATCGCGCATGAAGGGATAAAACTGGGTGCTAAAGTGGCGATTATCGTTGCGGATGGCATTGTCACCAATGGCGATCATTTGATGGATGGCGTGAACTCTATTGCACCCGATTTAGTTGTGGCAGGTGGACTTGCGGGAGATAATGGACGGTATGAAGAGAGTTTTGTCTTTTGTGACACAGAGGTTCATTCCCACTCCATCGTGGTGGGCTATCTCATCAGTGACACACTCGAAGTGTACCACACCAAAAGCTTTAACTGGGCGCCGATGGGCCCTAAGTTCACCGTTACCCGTGCCGATAAAAACTGCATCTACACGGTCGATAACATCTCTGTACTGGAACTTTACCGTAAGTATTTAGGTTCCGCCCTTGCCCAAAAACTTCCCCTTGGTGGCATCGAATTTCCTTTTGTGTATTACAAAGAGGGACATTTAATTGGTCGCGCACCGATTCGTCTCAATAGCGATGGCTCGGTGGTTTTCGCGGGCAATATTGCCGAGGGTGAGATCGTCCAGTTTGGATTTGGTGACATTGATGCCATTTTGGCGGATGCGAGGGAAATTATCTCTAATTTAGCAGAGTTTGCTCCTGAAAAAGTGATGATTTTCTCCTGCATGACGCGCAAAAACTTCCTAGGTGAAGATGCCCGCAATGATTTTGAAGGGCTTGCTTCCATCGCACCTTCGACAGGATTTTTTACCTATGGCGAGTTTTTTCACGATTCAGATCATAAATGCAACTTTTTGCTCAACGAAACGATGACAATTTTTGGGCTCAAAGAAGGGAAGACAACCCCAAAAGAGAACATAAAACAGATTCAAATCATTCCATCCAAAGTGCCGCAACGGCATCATCGCTACTCGGAGACGTTTGATGCACTTTTACACATTGGCAAGCAAACCGCTTTGGAATTAGGCGCACTCAATTCAACGCTTAACACCAAAGTGGAAGAAGCGGTCAAGCGCTATCAAGCCTCAGAGGAGCTCATCATCATCCAAGCGCGTTCTGCCATCATCGGTGAGATGCTCAGCATGATAGCCCACCAATGGCGCCAACCGCTCTCGATCATCGGCATGGTTGTGAACAAAGTTCGCCTCTCAGCTCTCAATGCTGTCTCGAGGGATGAAGAGCTTTTAACCGACATCAGCGTTGTGGATCGCAATGTGAGTTATCTCTCCAACACCATCGAAGATTTTAAGAATTTTTTCAAACCAGAGGTTAAAAAAGAGTGGCACACCGCTTCAACGATCTGTGAGCAATTGCGCTCTTTAGCCGATCCGATTTTAAAGATGTACAAAATTGAACTGGACATCATACTGGGTGATGAGAAGAAGTTTTTCATCTATGGAAGTGAGCTGGTTCAAGTGCTGCTCTCCATCGTTTCAAACTCGAAAGATGCGATTTTCGAGCAACAAAAAGAGGATGGAAAGATCACCATTTTGTGTGAATACAGACCGCTTAAATCCATCTACCGTTTCACGGTTTCGGACAATGGCGGAAGCATCTCCGATGACATCATCAAAGTGATGTTTGAGCCTTACATCTCCAGCAAAGGCATCACTGGAACAGGGCTTGGACTTTATATGGCAAAGACGATTATTGAGAAGCATTTTAAAGGAACGATTTGCGGTAAAAATATCGAAGGTGGTGCTCGTATCACGATAGATTTTCCGATTGGCACCCAAGAGAGTATGGCTCTTACAACGCTTTAA
- a CDS encoding sll1863 family stress response protein, whose protein sequence is MNDKELYQQKKQTQLNEWKTGMIQFRTQAFAARTHLQLELNKHVKLLEGKLEEGKIRLAELVKMTGSSFESAKKNFEIMWDSIIIAFADTATKFKSLS, encoded by the coding sequence ATGAACGACAAAGAACTTTATCAACAAAAAAAACAGACCCAACTCAATGAGTGGAAAACGGGGATGATTCAGTTTCGTACCCAAGCGTTTGCGGCACGTACGCATCTGCAACTCGAATTAAACAAACACGTTAAATTACTTGAAGGCAAACTGGAAGAGGGAAAAATCAGACTGGCGGAATTGGTCAAAATGACCGGCAGCAGTTTTGAATCTGCCAAGAAAAATTTTGAAATTATGTGGGATAGCATCATCATTGCGTTTGCGGACACTGCGACCAAATTTAAATCACTTTCTTAA
- a CDS encoding calcium/sodium antiporter, with product MLLFSLGLILGLVLLVWSADKFVDGATSLAMHLGMPTLLIGILIVGFGTSAPEIAVSSIAALNDTPALAMGNALGSNTANIGLILGISALIAPISLHSNVMKKNILLSLFISLLAGYMLFNASLSFSEGVVLLVALFSFIGWTIRGGLKTRKDSLINEMEDEISHKTMSLTMSILLLVLGLFLLVGSSQLLVWGAVGIATILGVSDLIIGLTIVALGTSLPELATSIAAVKKGESDIAIGNVVGSNIFNILAVMGVASVIAPNGALEPEIFYRDWSVMFAMTLALFLMAYGGKRENNRIGIEKGAILLLGYGAYTIYLAMGAIAL from the coding sequence ATGCTTCTTTTTTCCTTAGGCCTGATTTTAGGCCTTGTTTTACTGGTATGGAGTGCCGATAAATTTGTCGATGGTGCAACCTCACTTGCCATGCATCTTGGAATGCCAACCTTACTTATTGGTATCTTAATTGTTGGATTTGGAACCAGTGCTCCTGAAATTGCCGTCTCTTCTATTGCCGCACTGAATGATACACCTGCCCTTGCTATGGGAAATGCCCTAGGTTCCAATACGGCGAATATTGGTCTTATTTTAGGAATCAGTGCGTTGATTGCCCCTATTTCTTTACATTCCAATGTGATGAAAAAAAATATTTTACTCTCTTTGTTTATTAGCCTACTTGCAGGTTATATGCTTTTTAATGCATCCCTAAGCTTTAGTGAAGGCGTAGTGCTTTTAGTTGCCTTATTTAGTTTTATTGGCTGGACCATTAGAGGTGGGCTTAAAACACGCAAAGATAGTCTAATCAATGAGATGGAAGATGAAATAAGTCACAAAACCATGAGCCTGACGATGAGTATTCTTTTGCTTGTCCTTGGATTATTCCTCCTTGTGGGAAGTTCTCAACTGCTTGTGTGGGGAGCAGTAGGCATTGCCACGATACTGGGTGTGAGCGATTTGATTATTGGGCTCACCATCGTTGCGCTTGGCACCTCCTTGCCAGAACTTGCTACATCCATTGCAGCCGTTAAAAAAGGTGAATCTGATATTGCTATTGGAAACGTTGTGGGTTCCAATATTTTTAATATTTTAGCCGTGATGGGAGTTGCGAGTGTTATTGCTCCTAATGGTGCGCTTGAACCTGAGATTTTTTACCGAGATTGGAGTGTCATGTTTGCCATGACATTAGCACTTTTTCTTATGGCATACGGTGGCAAACGTGAAAATAACAGAATTGGCATTGAAAAAGGCGCTATTTTACTCTTAGGTTATGGTGCTTACACAATCTATTTAGCCATGGGCGCTATTGCTCTTTAA
- a CDS encoding glutamate synthase subunit beta has translation MRSYKTIEKAYPKKRPAEERVEDYYPIYHNFEESEAKAQASRCLQCPIDLLRGLESEFTFCRTGCPLNNNIPRWLKKTYEHDYLSAFELSNARSPFPEILGRVCPKKGLCESSCTLEKTEYHAVSIGNVEVFLNEKAYEQGAIPDYGQAEGRKFKVAVVGSGPASLSCATFLLRSNIEVELYERENRVGGLLMYGIPNFKLPKSVILRRFEWMKEAGMKVHLSTEVGKDVSLSELQEKFDAVFLGLGVPKGRSADMENEDANGVHQVMTLLTQTQKNLFDHALQKSVLRNKHVVVIGGGDSAMDALRTAIRHKAKSVTCVYRRGEESMPGSRGEVINAKEEGVQFIFNALPKKALVDDEHRVIGLEIMETYTDENKRLQTKPHSVQTLPADSIILALGFEAKHFSFYDELNLAVGRSNTLIVDENKETSHPFIFAGGDVVRGANLVVNAALDGRTAAVAIARKLGVVEDQKLYM, from the coding sequence ATGAGAAGTTACAAGACGATCGAAAAAGCGTACCCGAAAAAACGCCCTGCAGAGGAACGTGTTGAGGATTATTACCCGATTTATCATAACTTTGAAGAGAGCGAAGCCAAGGCGCAAGCGAGTCGTTGTTTGCAATGCCCCATCGATCTTTTGCGTGGACTTGAGAGTGAGTTTACGTTTTGTCGCACAGGCTGTCCGCTCAATAACAACATTCCTAGGTGGCTTAAAAAAACCTATGAGCATGACTATTTAAGCGCGTTTGAACTCTCCAATGCACGCTCACCTTTTCCTGAAATTCTGGGTCGCGTCTGCCCTAAAAAAGGGCTTTGCGAGAGTTCGTGTACGCTAGAGAAAACAGAGTACCATGCCGTTTCCATCGGCAATGTCGAAGTCTTTTTAAATGAAAAAGCGTACGAACAAGGCGCCATTCCCGATTACGGTCAAGCGGAAGGTCGAAAGTTCAAAGTCGCCGTTGTGGGCAGTGGCCCTGCGAGTCTGAGCTGTGCGACATTTTTGCTTCGCTCCAACATCGAAGTCGAGCTGTATGAGAGAGAAAACCGTGTCGGCGGACTTTTGATGTACGGCATTCCGAACTTCAAACTGCCCAAAAGTGTCATCTTACGACGTTTTGAGTGGATGAAAGAAGCGGGCATGAAAGTGCACCTGAGCACTGAAGTGGGAAAAGATGTGAGCCTCAGCGAGCTTCAAGAGAAATTTGATGCTGTCTTTTTAGGTCTAGGTGTGCCCAAAGGTCGTAGTGCCGACATGGAAAACGAAGATGCGAACGGCGTGCATCAAGTCATGACACTGCTGACTCAAACACAAAAAAACCTTTTCGATCATGCACTCCAAAAATCAGTGTTACGCAACAAACACGTTGTTGTCATTGGCGGTGGAGACTCCGCGATGGACGCACTTCGTACCGCCATTCGTCATAAAGCCAAAAGTGTGACGTGTGTCTACCGCAGGGGCGAAGAGAGCATGCCTGGAAGTCGCGGCGAGGTCATTAATGCCAAAGAAGAAGGGGTACAGTTTATCTTTAATGCCCTGCCCAAAAAAGCGTTGGTGGACGATGAACATCGTGTCATTGGGCTTGAGATCATGGAAACCTATACCGATGAGAACAAGCGCCTGCAAACCAAACCACACAGTGTTCAAACCCTGCCAGCCGATAGCATCATCCTAGCGCTTGGTTTTGAAGCCAAACATTTTAGCTTTTACGATGAGTTAAATCTCGCCGTGGGTCGCTCAAATACGCTTATCGTCGATGAAAATAAAGAGACAAGCCATCCCTTCATCTTCGCAGGTGGCGATGTGGTCAGAGGTGCCAACTTGGTTGTCAATGCCGCGTTAGATGGCAGAACGGCTGCTGTGGCGATTGCTCGAAAATTGGGCGTTGTTGAGGATCAGAAGCTTTACATGTAA
- the hypA gene encoding hydrogenase maturation nickel metallochaperone HypA: MHEYSIVASLIDLCEKEAKKHDAKAIKRLEIRVGRLSGIEIHFLEQCFDTFKEETICHDATLVVELCEVVLLCTSCHEQSVVSENHFICPKCHSEDVSMIGGQELHVKSIEIIEDVR; encoded by the coding sequence ATGCACGAGTATTCCATCGTCGCTTCACTCATTGATTTGTGTGAAAAAGAGGCGAAAAAACACGATGCCAAGGCGATTAAACGCCTTGAAATTCGTGTGGGAAGACTCAGTGGCATTGAAATTCATTTTTTGGAACAGTGTTTTGATACCTTTAAAGAAGAGACCATTTGTCACGATGCAACGCTCGTTGTTGAGCTGTGCGAAGTGGTGCTGTTGTGTACCTCGTGTCATGAACAAAGTGTCGTGAGTGAGAACCATTTTATCTGTCCCAAATGTCACAGCGAGGACGTCTCCATGATAGGTGGGCAAGAGTTACATGTAAAAAGTATAGAGATCATTGAGGATGTAAGATGA